The sequence CAGCCGGATGGGCGCGGCCCCGCCAATCCCGCCGGCCTCGACTTCTATGACCGGCTGATCGACGAACTCCTCGAACGCGGCATCTCTCCGATGTGCACGCTCTACCACTGGGACACACCGCTGCCGCTCGAGCGGGCCGGGGGCTGGCTGAACCGCGAGACCGCCTACCGGCTGGCGGACTTCGCCGAGATCGCCGCGTCCGCCTTCGGCGACCGGGTGCACCGCTGGGTCACGATCAACGAACCGACGACCGTTGCGCTGAACGGCTACGGGCTCGGCATCCACGCACCGGGCCGCCCCGGACTCTTCGACGCTGTGCCGGCCGCGCACCACCTGGTGCTCGCCCACGGGCTGAGCCTCGAGGCGCTGCGCGGCGCGAACGTGCCCGGGGAAATCGGCATCACCAACGTCTACTCCCCCGTCGTTCCCGCACGCGGCGGCTTCATCAACGACCGGTTGGTCGAACTGTTCGACATCCTGCACAACGGCATGTTCTCGGATCCGGTCCTGCTCGGCCGCTACTCCGATATCAACCCGCTGCTGATGCCGTTCCTCCACTACCTGACCGAGGTCAGCGACGAGGACCTGGCGATCATGTCCCGGCCCCTGGACTTCTACGGACTGAACTACTACTTCCCCACCAGGATCGCGCCAGGTCCCGGACCGAGCACGGGGCCGGACGCCATTCCGGAGGGATTGCCGGAGCATAAGCTCGACGACACACCCGACCTGCCCTTCCACATCACCGGCTGGGCCCGGTATGAGCGCACCGGATTCGGCTGGCCCGTGGCTCCTGATTACCTGGCGGTGGCCCTCACCGAAATGGCCCGGCGCTACCCCGGGCTCCCACCGGTCTTCATCACCGAGGGCGGCGCCAGTTTCCAGGACGTCGTGGTCCGGGACGCGCTCACCGGCGAGCCCCACATCGCCGACGTCCAGCGCATCAATTACCTGGCCGACCATATCGCGTCGGCCATCGGGGCGACCTCGCCCGGCGGGCCCGCGGAAGCCATCGACCTGCGCGGCTACTACGTGTGGACGCTGATGGACAATTTCGAATGGGCGGCAGGCTACAGCCAGCGGTTCGGCCTGGTCTATGTCGACTTCGAGACGCAGCAGCGGATCCCCAAGTCCTCCTACCGGTGGCTGCAGGACGTTACGTCCCTGCGGGCCGAGGACGCCAGCGTTGCCTCCCGCTGACCTCGGCGGTGCCAGGCCTTAGTGCCCGACCTACTGCTGGCCGTAGTCGTTGGCCCGGCGGATCCGCTTGGCCCGTTCAATCTCGTGCCGGAAATAGCGCCGGCCCCACATCACCGTGCCGGCGATGGCGACTACCACGCCGATGACAATCCAGAATACGATCCACTCCATGCTCCGATCCTACTGCCGTCCCGATCCCGCAGCGGCGGAAGTCCGGAGCCGGCCGGGGCCAAATTTGTGCCGATTCCACAGGTTCGGGCGGTCCGGACGAGACTACTGTGGATAGTGTCCGAATGCTGCAAGAGGGAGCTGGACTTCATGCTCACCACAACGAAAATGACTACGGTCCTGCCGGTCAAGGACATGGACCGCGCGCGCGAATTCTACGAGAAGTCTTTGGGCCTGAAAGCCAAGGGACTCCTCGATGCGGATACCTTCATCTTCACCAGCGATGGCAACACCGCGCTCGAACTGCTGCGCCGTCCGGACCTTCCGGCGTCGGAGCATACGGCCGTCAGCTTCGAAGTCGCCGACCTGGATGCGGAAATGAAGGATCTGGAGGGCCACGGCGTCAGGTTCGAGGACTACGACCTGCCCGGGCTGAAGACTGAGAACCACATCGCCACCTCCGACCACGATCGGTGCGCCTGGTTCACCGATACGGAAGGAAACATCCTCTGCCTGCATCAGAACCTGATGTAGCCGGCATTAAAAACAGGAAGCCCCGCTGCACTGCAGCGGGGCTTCCTTAGTTCGATCCGGCTCCGTCAGGACCGCATGGCGGCCGGCGGAGCCTACGAAACCAAGTTACTTGGTGATCTTGGTAACGCGGCCCGAACCAACGGTGCGGCCACCCTCACGGATAGCGAAGCCGAGGCCCTCTTCCATGGCGATCGGCTGGATCAGCTCGACGCTCATCTCGGTGTTGTCGCCCGGCATAACCATTTCCGTGCCTTCCGGCAGGGTGATAACGCCGGTGACGTCCGTGGTCCGGAAGTAGAACTGCGGACGGTAGTTCGAGTAGAACGGGTTGTGGCGGCCGCCTTCATCCTTGGACAGGATGTAGACGTTGGCCTCGAAGTCGGTGTGCGGGGTGATGGAACCCGGCTTCACGACGACCTGGCCGCGCTCTACGTCTTCGCGCTTGATACCGCGGAGCAGCAGACCACAGTTCTCGCCAGCCCATGCTTCGTCGAGCTGCTTGTGGAACATCTCGATACCGGTAACCGTGGTCTTCTGGATCGGACGGATACCGACGATCTCGACCTCGGAGTTGATGGCGAGGGTGCCACGCTCGGCGCGGCCGGTAACAACGGTACCGCGGCCGGTGATGGTGAAGACGTCCTCGATGGGCATCAGGAACGGCTTGTCCTTGTCGCGGACCGGGTCCGGGATGGACTCGTCCACAGCATCCATCAGGTCCTCAACGGACTTGACCCACTGGGGGTCGCCCTCGAGGGCCTTCAGGCCGGAAACGCGGATGACGGGAGCGTTGTCGCCGTCGAACTCCTGGGAGCTGAGCAGCTCGCGGACTTCCATTTCGACGAGGTCGAGGAGTTCCTCGTCCTCAACCATGTCAGCCTTGTTCAGCGCGACCAGCAGGTAGGGAACACCAACCTGGCGGGCGAGCAGAACGTGCTCGCGGGTCTGGGCCATCGGACCGTCGGTAGCGGCAACCACGAGGATCGCGCCGTCCATCTGAGCTGCACCAGTGATCATGTTCTTGATGTAGTCAGCGTGGCCGGGAGCGTCAACGTGTGCGTAGTGACGCTTCTCGGTCTGGTACTCGATGTGCGAGATGTTGATGGTGATACCGCGCTGGCGCTCTTCCGGGGCAGAGTCGATAGCTGCGAAGTCACGCTGCTCGTTGAGATCGGGGTACTTGTCAGCAAGCACCTTGGAAATGGCAGCGGTCAACGTGGTCTTACCGTGGTCAACGTGACCGATGGTACCGATGTTGACGTGCGGCTTAGTCCGCTCGAACTTTGCCTTCGCCACGGGTTCCTCCTAGGACGTTTTGAAAAGACATGCTCTCCGGCAACGCTTCTCGCTGCCGAAACCTGAACAAGTCTACTTCGGGCTTGGATATTTGGGGAAATTACAGAATCCGCCGGCTGCGCACAGTACCTGCGCGCCCCGTCAGCCTGTGTGCAGTCCTTAGGCCGCGGCTCGGCCGCACGGACTGCGAGGTGGTTGCCGTCCCGGCGGACCGGGACGGCAACCGGAGATTACTCGCCGCGGGTCTTCTGGATGATCTCGTCGGCTACTGCCTTCGGGACCTCCGAGTAGCTGTCGAACTGCATCGAGTACACCGCGCGGCCCTGGGTCTTGGACCGCAGGTCGCCGATGTAACCGAACATCTCGGACAGCGGAACGTTGGCGCGCACGACCTTCACGCCCGAGGCATCTTCCATGGACTGGATCATGCCGCGGCGGGAGTTCAGGTCACCGATGACGTCACCCATGTATTCCTCAGGGGTACGCACCTCGACGGCCATCAGCGGTTCGAGCAGGATCGGGTTGGCGCGACGAACGCCTTCCTTCAGGACCTGGGAACCGGCGATCTTGAACGCCATTTCCGAAGAGTCGACGTCGTGGTAGGCGCCGTCGAGCAGGATGGCCTTGACGCCCACCATCGGGTAGCCCGCGAGGACACCCAGGCGCAGTGCGTCCTGGATACCGGCATCCACCGAGGGGATGTATTCGCGCGGGATACGGCCGCCGGTGACCTTGTTCTCGAACTCGTAGAAGGTACCGCCGGCGGTGTCCAGGGGCTCGAAGGAGACCTGGACCTTTGCGAACTGGCCGGATCCACCCGTCTGCTTCTTGTGGGTGTAGTCGACCTTTTCGACGGTCTTCTTGATGGTTTCGCGGTAGGCCACCTGCGGCTTGCCGACGTTGGCTTCAACCTTGAACTCGCGGCGCATGCGGTCCACCAGGATGTCCAGGTGGAGCTCGCCCATGCCGCCGATTTCGGTCTGGCCGGTCTCGTCGTTGAGGGAGACGGTGAACGTCGGGTCCTCATCGGAGAGTTTCTGGATAGCGGTCGACAGCTTCTCCTGGTCACCCTTGGTCTTCGGCTCGATGGCCACGAAGATCACGGGCTCCGGGAAGCTCATCGATTCGAGCACGATCGGGTTCGCCGGGTCGCACAGGGTGTCGCCGGTGGTCACGTCCTTGAGGCCGATGGCCGCGTAGATGTGTCCGGTGGTGACTTCGTCAACCGGGTTCTCCTTGTTGGCGTGCATCTGGAAGAGCTTGCCGATGCGCTCCTTCTTGCCCTTGGTGGAGTTGATCACCTGGGCGCCGGAGGAAGCCTTGCCGGAGTAGACGCGGATGTAGGTCAGGCGGCCGAAGAAGGGGTGCGTGACGACCTTGAACGCGAGGGCCGAGAACGGCGCGCTGGCGTCAGCCTGGCGCTCCAGGACCTTCTCCTCGTCGTTGACTGCGTGGCCCTGGATGCTGGGAACGTCCAGCGGGGACGGCAGGAAGTCGATCACGGCGTCGAGCATGGGCTGGACGCCCTTGTTCTTGAACGCGGAACCGCAGTAGACCGGGTAGATCTCGGAGTTGATCGTCATCTTGCGGATGCCGGCCTTGAGTTCCTCGATGCTGGGCTCTTCGCCCTCGAGGTACTTCTCCATGAGCTCTTCGGAGGACTCGGCAACGGCCTCGACCAGCTGCGCGCGGTATTCCTCGGCCTTGGCCTGCAGGTCCGCCGGGATCTCTTCGATCTCGTAGTCCGCGCCCATCGTGACCTCGCCGCGCCAGGTGAAGGCCTTCATGGTCAGCAGGTCGACAACGCCCTCGAAGTCGCTCTCGGCGCCGATCGGCAGCTGCATGACCAGCGGCTTTGCACCGAGGCGGTTGAT is a genomic window of Arthrobacter sp. Marseille-P9274 containing:
- a CDS encoding GH1 family beta-glucosidase, which gives rise to MGISPESLAAMIPPDFTLGVATAAFQIEGALAEDGRGPSGWDAFAAEPGRIVNGDTADAACDHYHRMVDDVRLIHALGVDSYRFSLSWPRIQPDGRGPANPAGLDFYDRLIDELLERGISPMCTLYHWDTPLPLERAGGWLNRETAYRLADFAEIAASAFGDRVHRWVTINEPTTVALNGYGLGIHAPGRPGLFDAVPAAHHLVLAHGLSLEALRGANVPGEIGITNVYSPVVPARGGFINDRLVELFDILHNGMFSDPVLLGRYSDINPLLMPFLHYLTEVSDEDLAIMSRPLDFYGLNYYFPTRIAPGPGPSTGPDAIPEGLPEHKLDDTPDLPFHITGWARYERTGFGWPVAPDYLAVALTEMARRYPGLPPVFITEGGASFQDVVVRDALTGEPHIADVQRINYLADHIASAIGATSPGGPAEAIDLRGYYVWTLMDNFEWAAGYSQRFGLVYVDFETQQRIPKSSYRWLQDVTSLRAEDASVASR
- a CDS encoding VOC family protein — encoded protein: MLTTTKMTTVLPVKDMDRAREFYEKSLGLKAKGLLDADTFIFTSDGNTALELLRRPDLPASEHTAVSFEVADLDAEMKDLEGHGVRFEDYDLPGLKTENHIATSDHDRCAWFTDTEGNILCLHQNLM
- the tuf gene encoding elongation factor Tu; this encodes MAKAKFERTKPHVNIGTIGHVDHGKTTLTAAISKVLADKYPDLNEQRDFAAIDSAPEERQRGITINISHIEYQTEKRHYAHVDAPGHADYIKNMITGAAQMDGAILVVAATDGPMAQTREHVLLARQVGVPYLLVALNKADMVEDEELLDLVEMEVRELLSSQEFDGDNAPVIRVSGLKALEGDPQWVKSVEDLMDAVDESIPDPVRDKDKPFLMPIEDVFTITGRGTVVTGRAERGTLAINSEVEIVGIRPIQKTTVTGIEMFHKQLDEAWAGENCGLLLRGIKREDVERGQVVVKPGSITPHTDFEANVYILSKDEGGRHNPFYSNYRPQFYFRTTDVTGVITLPEGTEMVMPGDNTEMSVELIQPIAMEEGLGFAIREGGRTVGSGRVTKITK
- the fusA gene encoding elongation factor G, producing MALDVLTDLKKVRNIGIMAHIDAGKTTTTERILFYTGVNHKIGETHDGAATMDWMAQEQERGITITSAATTCYWNDNQINIIDTPGHVDFTVEVERSLRVLDGAVAVFDGKEGVEPQSETVWRQADKYDVPRICFVNKMDKLGADFYFTVDTIINRLGAKPLVMQLPIGAESDFEGVVDLLTMKAFTWRGEVTMGADYEIEEIPADLQAKAEEYRAQLVEAVAESSEELMEKYLEGEEPSIEELKAGIRKMTINSEIYPVYCGSAFKNKGVQPMLDAVIDFLPSPLDVPSIQGHAVNDEEKVLERQADASAPFSALAFKVVTHPFFGRLTYIRVYSGKASSGAQVINSTKGKKERIGKLFQMHANKENPVDEVTTGHIYAAIGLKDVTTGDTLCDPANPIVLESMSFPEPVIFVAIEPKTKGDQEKLSTAIQKLSDEDPTFTVSLNDETGQTEIGGMGELHLDILVDRMRREFKVEANVGKPQVAYRETIKKTVEKVDYTHKKQTGGSGQFAKVQVSFEPLDTAGGTFYEFENKVTGGRIPREYIPSVDAGIQDALRLGVLAGYPMVGVKAILLDGAYHDVDSSEMAFKIAGSQVLKEGVRRANPILLEPLMAVEVRTPEEYMGDVIGDLNSRRGMIQSMEDASGVKVVRANVPLSEMFGYIGDLRSKTQGRAVYSMQFDSYSEVPKAVADEIIQKTRGE